The Herbiconiux sp. A18JL235 region CGCAGCAGCTCGGCGACCCCCACGCCGGCCGCGGCGCAGAACAGCCACACCCAGGCGTAGTAGTAGTGGCTGAGCGCCACGTCCGATATCGCCAGGTAGAACGCCAGCAGCAGAGCGATCGCGGCGCCGAGCATCCCGAGCAGTGCCCATCGCCGGGAGAACACGGATGCGACGGTGCCGGCGAGCAGCACCAGCACGGGCACCACGCCCATGCCGTCGAACCAGAACCAGAGATTCGACCACCACGGCGGAAAGGTGTAGGCGACACCGGCGACGGCGATGAGGTGACCGGTGGCATCATGCTGCGACTGGAAGTCGAGCATGTACCGCACCGAGTCGAACAGCCCGACCGGCAGGTACACGAGCACCCCCACCACCGCCCCGACCCCGCAGAACACCGCGAGACCGGCGAGGCCCCGCCGGAGCGGCCGCCTCAGCACGACGAACACGAGCAGCACCGGGACGAGCACCGCGCTCGACACCTTCGAGGTGACGGAGAACGCCATCGAGACGCCGGCGACGACGAGCCACCACCAGGGTCGCCCGCGGAACCACTGCCACACCGCGGCGAACGCGATCACCGCGAAGAGCACCATGAACGGCTCCAGCAACGCCAACCGGTCGAGCCGCACATTCGTGATGACGCCGTGGGGGAGCACGAGCCAGAACCCGGCGGCGGAGAGGGCGCCCACCCACCCGATCTCGCGGCGCAGCCAGAAGTAGAGCACCACGCCCGTCGCGAAGGCGGCCAGCGCGGCCACCGAGCGGCCCGTGACGAGACCCTGGCCGAAGAGCAGCTGGCCGAACCCCATCAGGTACTTGGCGAACGGCGGATGCTCCTGGTTGTCGGCGACGTCGCCGTGCAGGTAGTCCCAACCGGCATCGACGTAGATCGGCTCGTCGGCCGAGACGTTGGGGCCGGCCAGGTTCCAGAAGCACTGGTACAGGCCCCAGAGCATGACGACCGCCAACGCCGTCCACTCGATGAGGCGGGACGTACGCGGCATCCGATCAGGCTACCTCCCGGGGCGGGCCCGGCTCAGCCGGGCTCCCCGGCTCAGCCGGAACGCGCCAGGCTCTCGTCTCCTCGGAAGGATCGACTACCGGTCAGAGATCGACCTTCGCGTTCTCGCCCTCGTAGGGCTCGCCGGTCACCTTGGCTTTCACGAAGCTGAGGAGCGACGCCACACGGCCGCCCGGGGTGTTCCAGTACTCGGCCGACTCGGCCTCGAACTTCAGCAGCCCCACGTCGGGGTCGTCCGGCCCGTTCTGGAACCAGGCCTCCACGACCGGACTCCACAGCTCGCGCACCTTCGCGGTGTCGTCGACCAGCCAGGCCCGGCCCGAGAGCGACACCCACGAGTCGTTCGAGCTCAGCGAGACGCCGGCGCGCGGCTCGGCCGTGAGATCGGCGACGGCGGACGAGCTGCGCGAGACGAGGAACCAGAGGTCTCCGTCGAACTCCGTCTCCTGCACGGTGAGCGGATGCGCGGTGAGCTTGCCGGTGGAATCGAGGGTCGTGAGCATGGCGAAGCGGAAGTCGCCGAGGAGCTCGGCGAGCTTGGCCACCGGGTCGTCGTCGGAGCCGGTGCGGGTGGATGCAGTGGTGTCGTCGGTCATGCGGCTGACGCTACTGCGGTCGGGGCGCGACGCACAGGGCGCGAGGCTCGTTCCTACGAGGGCTCCGTGCACCGTGCGGCGCCGCGCCGCCTCGCCCGCCCTACGACAGGGCTTCGAGGATGAGCCCCGCCACCGCATCCGGGTTCGACACCATGCTGGAGTGCGACGCACCCTCGAGCTCGACGGTCTTGCGCGAACCGGCGCGCTCGGCCATGAAGCGCATCGCCGCGGGAGGGATGTTCTTGTCGGCCGTGCCGAAGATGTGCCACGAGGGAAGGGTCTTCCAGGCCGGGGTCTCCGACGGGAGCCCCTCGCCGAGCGCGGCGTCGCGGATGGCCCGCTGCGTGGCGGCGGCCAGCCGTGCCTCGGGCAGGGGGACGTCGGCGCAGAACTGGCCGGGGAAGAGCTCGCGGTCGACGATGAGGTCGTTGCTGCCGTCGCCGAGGGGGATGGGGCGCACGGTCTCGCCGAGCGTGCTGCCCGGGTAGCGGTTGCTCAGCTCGAGGGCGGTCTCGCCGTGGTCGGGCGAGAACGCCGAGACGTAGACCAGGCCCGTCACCGCGTCGCTTCCGACGGCGGCCTCCGAGATCACGGCGCCACCGTAGGAGTGACCGACGAGCACGACCGGCCCGCCCACCGCCTCGACGGCGCGACGCACGTTGTCGGCGTCGGTCGCGACACTGCGCAGCGCATTCGGGGTGGCGATGGCGCTGACGCCCTCGTCACGGAGCGCGGCGATGACACCGTTCCAGCTGGCGGATTCGGCGAAGGCACCGTGCACGAGCACGACGGTGGGGGCGGTCATGAGCATCCTCTCGATCGTCGTCGATGCGATGGCATCGACGTGTCGATGCCACGGTAGGGGAGCGGGGTCGGCCGATCGGCCCTGACACCCCCACCCTCATCCGGGACGTGCCAGGCTGGGAAGGTGCCCGTCATCGAATCCCGTTGCGTCGTGCCGGTGAGTCCCGAGGTCGCGTTCGCGGTGTCACAGACGACCGGGGAGATCCGGATGCGGTGGGATCCGTTCATCCGTCGTCAACACCTGCTCGACGGCGCGACGGTGCCCGCGAAGGGGGTGCGCACGTTCACCGTGCAGCGGTTCGGCCTGCGCATGATGAGCGAGTACGTGTCGTACAACCCGCCGTCGAACGTGGGGATGCGCATGACGAAGGGCTCCTGGTTCTTCGAACGGCTCGCCGGTGGCTGGCGGTTCGACCCGGCCGAGGGCGAACCAGGCAGCACGCTCGCGGTGTGGCGGTACAACTTCGCCTGCCGGCCGCGCTGGCTGGCGCCGCTCGCCGAGCGCATCGGAGCGGGCGTGCTGCAGCGCGACATCGACCGGCGCATCCGCGGCTTCGCGCGGGGGTGCACCGATGCCGTCGTGCTGGAGGCCGTGCGGCGCGGCTGACGAGCGCTGTCCGGACTTGTTCGGGACTGGGGGAGAGGCGCCGTTCAGGCCCCGCACGGCCCGGCCGGGCTGCGAGCCTTGACGCGGCGGCCCGATCGGTCGCCGTCCACAGGGCGGTCGTCGGGGCATCCGGCGCGCCACGATGCAGGGAGAGAACGACATGCGGGCACAGGGAACGGCGACCGTCGCCGGGGTGATCGTGACACTGGCGATCGCGGCGCTGACCGGATGCTCGACCGCCGGCACGGAGGCGCTCTCGGCCGAGAAACAGGGTACCGGAGCATCCGCCGCGCCGGCACCGAGCCAGACACCCACATCTGCCCCGAGCGCGACGCCGTCGGCCGTCACGCCGGCCACGCCCGCCGCCCCGACCTCCGTCCCCGCGCCGGGCGCGCAGCAAGACGGGGTCATCCCGGAGACGACGACCGAGCAGGTCGTCCCCGACGTCTTCTCGTGGAAGTCGATCAACGGCACCTGGTGCCCCGAGAGCGGCGATTGCATCGAGATCTTCGACTACGGAACCGGCACCGGCAACGACCGCTTCGTCATGCAGCAATCGGCGGCGCCCGACGGCTGCCTCCTCGGCGACGCGTGGAACCCCACCTACCCGGGGAGCATGGTGATGATCTGCCCGGCGTGGACGCCCACCCCGGCGGCAGTATTCGGCACCGCGACCTCATACGAGGCCGTCACGGGTGACGACTACACCCGCGACCGCATGTGGTTCTTCCAGGGCCTGGGTTCGCCGACGTTCTTCCGTCCCTGACTCGGGCGCGGGGGCGCCGCCGCTAGGCTGGCGGTCGTGAGTTCTGAGGCGTCGACGGGGGCTGAGGCTGACGCCGACTCGCTCGACCGGATCGCCGCCGACCTGCTCGCGCTGAAGGAGCGGAACCCCGTCTCCTATGCCGAGATCGGCCGACGGGTGGGGGAGCTGCGCGTCGAGCGCGGCGTGGCGGCGACGGCCGCGTTCCCGCCGCGCAGCACGGTGTACGACGTGTTCCGGCCGGGTCGCGCGCGGATCGACCCGGAGCTCCTCCGTGACATCGTGCGCGCGCTGGGCGCGACGCCGGCCGAGGTGGAGGAGTGGGTGAACCGGGCCCTCCGGCTCCGTCGAGGAGGCGAGCCCGGCGCTCGACAGAAAGCAGTGGCCGCACCGCCGGCATCCGCGCCCGTTGCCGTGCCCGCCCCGCACACGGAGCCGCGCCGCCGGTGGAGCACCGCGACCCTGATGCTCGGCTGCGTCATCGCCAACCTGCTCGGAATCGTCGTGGTGCAGGCGCTCCACCTGCCGATCTATCTCGACATGGTCGGCACGGCCGTCGCCTCGATCCTGCTGGGGCCCTGGCACGGCGCGCTCGTGGCGGTGGCGAGCAACCTCCTCGGCTTCAGCGTCGGCGCGCCGGGCGCCGCGCCGTTCGCACTCGTGAACCTCGCCGGGGCCCTCGTCTGGGGCTACGGGGTGCGGAGGTTCCGCATGGGCGACGACATCGGCGGCTTCTTCGCACTCAACCTGCTGGCGGCCACGGCGTGCAGTCTCGTCGGTGCGCCGCTCGGGGTCATCCTCTTCGGCGGGCTCAGCGGCCACGGCTCCGACACGGTCACGGAGTCGATCGTGACGACGGGTGTGCCGCTCGTCGCCGCGGCGTTCTCGTCGAACATCCTCACCTCGGTGCTCGACAAGCTCCTCACCGGGTTCCTCGCGCTCATGGCCTTCGTGTGGCTGCACCGGCGCGCCGGCTTCCCCGCATCCCACATGCCGCTCGTCGAGCACCTGAGCGCCCCGCACGCCCGGGGCGTGCGCACGGGCGATCCGTCGTCCGAGCCGAGACGAGACGAGACGGTACGCCGTCTCGGTAGATCGTGATTCCGCCCTGAATCACATCGAAGACAGGGCAAGCACATCCCATTCGGTGGACGTCGCCCGCAACGCGATCGCTTATCGTGCATGCTGACCAACCGGCTTGCGGGCAGTTCGAAGCGGGCGAGAGCCGAGGATAGAGTGCGGACATGAGCCTCGTTCTCGTCACTGGCGCAGCCCGCGCGAACAGCATCGCTGCTGGAATCGTCCCGCGTCTGAGAGCCGATGGGTGGGAAGTCCTGACCAGCGATCTTGACTCCGGTGACTACCCGTGCGATCTATCGACCATTCAAGGCCCGACCGAACTCATCGAACGTGTGGTCGCCGACCACGGCAGACTCACCGGCCTGGTACCCAGCCACGCCCATGACGTCGAGTCAGGCATCCTCGACACGACGGCAGCGAGCTTCGATGCCCACGTGGCCGTGAACGCCCGCGCATCACTCCTCGTGATCGCCGCCTTCGCACGGCAGGCCGCGGACAACGGCGGAGCGATTGTCGCGTTCACGAGCGATCACACCACAGGCAATCTGCCATACGGTGCATCCAAGGGGGCTCTCGACCGAATCGTCATCTCGGCAGCGCGGGAACTCGGGCCGAACATCCGCGAGACTGTTGGGACGGGGGACAAGAGAGCGGTGTACTAAGGCGGCTCGGTCGAAGAACCTGAAGAGGAAGGCGCTCGAGATGGATTCGTTGTCGTGGCTCGATTTCACCAATCTTGCAGTCGCAATCTTGGGCCTTGTGGTCAGCACATTCC contains the following coding sequences:
- a CDS encoding ArnT family glycosyltransferase; amino-acid sequence: MPRTSRLIEWTALAVVMLWGLYQCFWNLAGPNVSADEPIYVDAGWDYLHGDVADNQEHPPFAKYLMGFGQLLFGQGLVTGRSVAALAAFATGVVLYFWLRREIGWVGALSAAGFWLVLPHGVITNVRLDRLALLEPFMVLFAVIAFAAVWQWFRGRPWWWLVVAGVSMAFSVTSKVSSAVLVPVLLVFVVLRRPLRRGLAGLAVFCGVGAVVGVLVYLPVGLFDSVRYMLDFQSQHDATGHLIAVAGVAYTFPPWWSNLWFWFDGMGVVPVLVLLAGTVASVFSRRWALLGMLGAAIALLLAFYLAISDVALSHYYYAWVWLFCAAAGVGVAELLRPKRRRVLLSASRIGAVLLLAVAVVCGVFTSVVIAGQRASGMALVLPELESLGIDEGDVYVAGMAPWEFVYPIEGRWTTELDDPDLVAFALKDQVRFPLDAELTAELEQRAGELDRFTIDDVTLYVVRAAERPVPAG
- a CDS encoding pyridoxamine 5'-phosphate oxidase family protein codes for the protein MTDDTTASTRTGSDDDPVAKLAELLGDFRFAMLTTLDSTGKLTAHPLTVQETEFDGDLWFLVSRSSSAVADLTAEPRAGVSLSSNDSWVSLSGRAWLVDDTAKVRELWSPVVEAWFQNGPDDPDVGLLKFEAESAEYWNTPGGRVASLLSFVKAKVTGEPYEGENAKVDL
- a CDS encoding alpha/beta fold hydrolase; protein product: MTAPTVVLVHGAFAESASWNGVIAALRDEGVSAIATPNALRSVATDADNVRRAVEAVGGPVVLVGHSYGGAVISEAAVGSDAVTGLVYVSAFSPDHGETALELSNRYPGSTLGETVRPIPLGDGSNDLIVDRELFPGQFCADVPLPEARLAAATQRAIRDAALGEGLPSETPAWKTLPSWHIFGTADKNIPPAAMRFMAERAGSRKTVELEGASHSSMVSNPDAVAGLILEALS
- a CDS encoding SRPBCC family protein — encoded protein: MPVIESRCVVPVSPEVAFAVSQTTGEIRMRWDPFIRRQHLLDGATVPAKGVRTFTVQRFGLRMMSEYVSYNPPSNVGMRMTKGSWFFERLAGGWRFDPAEGEPGSTLAVWRYNFACRPRWLAPLAERIGAGVLQRDIDRRIRGFARGCTDAVVLEAVRRG